Proteins encoded within one genomic window of Anopheles gambiae chromosome 3, idAnoGambNW_F1_1, whole genome shotgun sequence:
- the LOC1280501 gene encoding F-box/LRR-repeat protein 4, with translation MNKIIEYPTLPVSKEECLQYVLYVAMIHVEIIPDISDTLLVNLIGPPENYTPRAKLYATPKLGTWWQSMPEFGLENVAPEDNAPVNFYFIVKYELSVYPSRVGWYEKKHTGAVVRIWAYRAEAKKWSLLWDCRYDGVLSNSSPQLFCPEIRTVRHSTKLLRFELNTRDRVKAIVNFDGIALVGVEDSSEETLHQSSAVPLKSHGRVTPDSGTRDSSALPPTRATGRKLTDLPQEMLFRIFSHLDQLSLRNVGQVCNSLAALVSDARLYRVVNLRPYWHKMNRQHLQWLQKRCTGISKLDLSWCGNVDVFNNSDVNALLKRRGATLTHLRLNCFGVSVNLSRMLKLCPNLTELCMQSACIDNNYMFSHSYCGQLVTLDLGRTSVSIKMLNHLLQHNLGLQHLNLSYCTFPVLETLLTFCQRYHLQSSIIRTIGEYNRQLISLNLYRTCIVTADALEALYNCINLKELDLGYSWNSNECFDNELTMLVQACTRLQRLGLAGYMTSSDSFLQTIAASCPELQLLDLTECEILNDELNALRNEFPTLSIFDQSRSEGTQ, from the coding sequence atgaataaaatCATCGAGTACCCAACACTGCCGGTCAGCAAAGAAGAATGTTTGCAGTATGTGTTGTACGTCGCGATGATCCACGTCGAGATCATACCAGATATCAGTGATACTCTTTTGGTAAATCTAATCGGACCACCGGAGAACTATACTCCTAGAGCCAAGCTTTATGCCACGCCCAAACTCGGAACGTGGTGGCAAAGCATGCCCGAGTTCGGGCTGGAGAATGTTGCGCCGGAAGATAATGCTCcagttaatttttatttcattgtgAAATACGAGCTGTCCGTCTACCCGTCCAGGGTCGGCTGGTATGAAAAGAAGCATACCGGGGCAGTGGTACGCATCTGGGCCTACAGAGCCGAAGCAAAGAAATGGTCCCTGCTATGGGATTGTCGTTATGATGGCGTCCTGAGCAACAGTTCGCCCCAGCTCTTCTGCCCAGAGATACGTACCGTTCGACACTCGACAAAGTTGCTACGGTTCGAGCTTAACACGCGTGATCGGGTAAAAGCCATCGTCAACTTTGATGGAATTGCTTTGGTAGGTGTGGAAGACAGTTCGGAGGAAACGTTACATCAGTCGTCTGCGGTACCATTGAAATCGCACGGGAGAGTCACCCCGGACAGTGGCACGCGCGACTCAAGCGCCCTACCACCTACTAGGGCCACTGGGAGGAAGCTTACCGATCTACCGCAGGAGATGCTGTTTAGGATCTTTTCGCACCTCGATCAGCTGTCGCTCCGTAACGTTGGACAGGTGTGCAATTCGTTAGCCGCGCTCGTATCCGATGCCCGACTGTACCGGGTGGTAAACCTGCGTCCTTACTGGCATAAGATGAACAGGCAGCATCTGCAATGGCTGCAGAAACGATGCACCGGCATCAGCAAGCTGGATCTCTCCTGGTGTGGCAATGTCGACGTATTCAACAATTCCGACGTGAATGCATTGTTGAAGCGTCGCGGTGCCACCCTAACGCACTTGCGGCTCAATTGCTTCGGAGTATCTGTCAATCTGTCCCGCATGCTTAAGCTCTGTCCCAATCTAACCGAGCTTTGCATGCAAAGCGCGTGCATCGACAATAACTACATGTTCAGCCATTCCTATTGCGGGCAGTTGGTTACGCTCGATCTGGGCCGGACAAGCGTTTCGATCAAAATGCTCAATCATCTGCTGCAGCATAATCTAGGGCTGCAGCATCTAAACCTGTCGTACTGTACCTTTCCTGTGTTGGAAACGCTTTTAACATTCTGTCAACGATATCATTTGCAATCTTCCATCATCCGTACGATCGGGGAATACAACCGGCAGCTAATAAGCCTTAACCTGTATCGGACGTGCATAGTGACTGCGGATGCACTGGAGGCGCTATATAATTGCATCAATCTAAAAGAGCTCGACCTCGGCTATAGCTGGAACTCAAATGAATGTTTCGATAATGAGCTAACTATGCTGGTGCAGGCTTGTACGCGCCTACAACGACTAGGACTTGCCGGTTATATGACGTCGAGCGATTCCTTTCTGCAAACGATTGCGGCGAGCTGTCCCGAGCTACAGCTGCTGGATCTGACCGAATGTGAGATACTAAACGATGAGTtgaacgctttgcgcaatgaATTTCCAACACTCAGCATATTCGACCAATCGAGGAGTGAAGGGACTCAATGA
- the LOC1280500 gene encoding cytochrome b-c1 complex subunit 7, which translates to MSYLARKGPAVYSALGKWAYNMAGFNQYGLHRDDCLYENEDVKEAIRRLPEKLKDERNFRITRALHLSMTKTILPKEQWTKYEEDTKYLEPYLQEVVREREEKVKWESNK; encoded by the exons ATGTCGTACCTCGCACGCAAAGGACCTGCCGTCTACT CTGCCCTCGGCAAATGGGCCTACAATATGGCCGGATTCAACCAGTACG GTCTGCACCGCGACGACTGTCTGTATGAGAACGAGGACGTGAAGGAGGCGATCCGCCGCCTGCCGGAGAAGCTGAAGGATGAGCGCAATTTCCGCATCACGCGCGCCCTCCACCTGTCGATGACGAAAACGATCCTGCCGAAGGAACAGTGGACCAAGTACGAGGAGGACACCAAATACCTCGAGCCGTACCTGCAGGAGGTGGTCCGGGAGCGCGAGGAGAAGGTCAAGTGGGAATCGAACAAGTAA